The Candidatus Zixiibacteriota bacterium genomic interval ATCGGAACCCTCTTATTTTATCGGCAGAGGTCCCTGAAAATTTTCACCAAATATATACGCGTAATATCATTTGTCAAGTAATTGATATCCCCATCCGCCAAAATCTTATGATTGGTTGGCACTCCTTATTACCAACGCCCGACCGGATATTGCCAGATGGCATTTCTTTGCGGTCAATCGATTCCTCAAGGTCAGGCTGTCGCCGAATTTCAATCGTCCCGATGGCGGCGGATACTCCAGCCCCCGATATTTCACTTTTATCCCGGATTCCAGCGGGATGACCGACAGATAGTCGCCTTTTTCTCCCGTTATCTCGACCGATCCATTCTCCACCAGATAAACCTCGGTCCCCGGATCGATCAACCGGGCCCGGATTTTCTTTTTATACGATCCACCATATTTATTGACCAGGTCAAGGAGACAGATATTACCCAGAATATGATCGATCTCACATCCGCCTATTCCGCCGCAAATATCAATTTCATTCGCCCCCGATCTCAAAACATGATCCACGGCCAGATGAATATCGGTTTTGTCTTTTCGGGAGGGATACCGGATAACATCGAAATGACTCAAGAATCTCTCCGACATGGGCGGCACGGAATCGAAATCGCCGATCAGAAGATTGGGATAAATCCGGTTTTTGATAAAAAACCTGATTCCGCCATCGACCGCCACCGTGGTTTTCCCGGACAGTAGATTCAGATAAAAGGCATCGGCCTTCCGATTATAACGGTTATTCAAGAAAAGAATATATTTCTCGCCGGTTTTCATGATCGTAACCTCATTGAGATTTTCCCCGCGCGGCAATCGGGTATTTCTTCAGGACAGTATTTCCATCGACCAGATAGGCATGGTCGAATAAATTCATAACCGTGCAGGCATGGTTTGGCATGATGCGGATTTTCTGACCGAGTTTGAAATTCCTGGTAACATTCTCGATTATGCCATGTTCCTCTGATAATCTGATAATCTCGCCTCCACCCCCGACAATATGCCCGAATCCTCTGATTGTCTCCCGTCCATGCGCCCCCCGGTCCAGAGCCAGAGATTTACTTCCGGCATCGATAACTGTCCGGGATTTTTTCGGACGGCTTACCACCGACGATAATACCGTTAATGCACAATCGCTTACGCTTGCCATATTGAGTGATACTTGAGACATATCATTAAAAATATAATTACCGACCCGGAGTTCTGTAACACCCTTAATGGCCGAACAAAACCGGGCGGTTGGAGTGGAACCAACCGAAACGACTTCGACATTGTCAAACCCGTCGGCTTTCAATCGGGCTGCATACCGGACCAAAATTCGCCCCTCTTTTCTCCCGATTTTCTCGATTTCAGCCAGACTGCGCGCGCCGTAGGCATGCCCGGCATGAGTCATTAAACCTGTAACACTAAGTCCTTTCAACCGCTGGCATTTCTTAAGTAATGCCAGCAACTCATCATACGAATTGAGTCCGGCGCGATTGAGGCCGGTATTTATTTCAACCAGCACCTCCAGTATCCGGCCGGCCTTTTCAAATGCGGTCGAAAGTTGGCGAGCATTTTCGATTGAGTCTATGGCAACGGTAATCCGGCAGGTTCGGTGGAGTTTCAGGAGGCGGGCTATTTTTTCCGGTCCGACAATTATATTGGCGACCTGGATATCCCGAATTCCTGCCCCGGCCATTATTTCGGCCTCGCCCAGTTTGGCCACTGCAATTCCCGCCGCTCCTTCTTTGAGCTGTTTTAGGGCCAGTTCCGGAATTTTATGAGTCTTGATATGCACTCTCAGCTTAACGTCGTTTAAATCGGCCAGATGTTGCATGGCCCGGATATTATTTTCCATGACCGTTTTTTCGATAAGCAGTGCCGGAGTTTCGATATCCCGGATTTTAAGACTCATGGCGACAAAATAAAGCGGCGCGAGGTGAATTCAAAGAATAAAGATAATTCACCCGGCGGTAATAATGGCCCCGACCAGGGATAAAATTAAAATGATGATAATAGCTCCTAACAGCCATGGCAGGCCGATTAACGGCAAAAGAATGGTGGTTGTCAAGAGGGCCCCAATGGCCGAGCCAAGAATTTCCATGGCATAACCTATCCCCCGGTTTACCTCGGCTCTTCCATAATAATAACGATCGGTGGCCGCGACGAATAACGAACCGGTGGCCAATGCTACCGTGAACAGGAAAAAGATATGATAAAAAAGTAATGCCCCGGGATTGATCCTGTGATGAGTGACCAGAAGAATCACCGCGGCGGTCAACAGGAGCAGGAGGGCTGGGAATTCCAGGTTTTCTTTATTGATTCGATAGGAGTAATAAGTGCCCAGGGATAATCCCAGCATAAAAACACCGATCAGAATCGACATTTCGGCATAAAGCGATCCGGCCGTCGCCTGATATAAATAGAAGGCAATCAATTCCAAGGAAAGTGACACTACCCCGGCCGTAAAATAAAGAAAAAGACCAAACCTACGGCGTTTCTGCCGTCCCATCACCAGCACCAGAAATAACAACAGAATAATCCCCGGAATAAATATTACCCATTTATTTTCCTTGAAAATGTAAGGGACTATGTTCCTGTCAAGGGGGCCGGTTTGAGATCTATAAATCGCCTGCAAATATTCCAGAATCGGTTTTTCAATGGTATTGATCCCGCTTTTTTCGCTGACAGCCTGTTCCAGCCGATCAACCCGTAATTCATTCAGGCGATCGGCCAGATAGGCCTGATTGATATATTGCGGCATATAACCAAGGGAATCGATTCGCGCGAATAGAGCCCCGGCAGGAATTTTAAAACAATCGGAGTCCGAAGCCAGAAACAGAGTCTTTTCTCCCGGCCATATGTGAACATGGCGGAAATTCGCTTCCAGGGTATAAAAAATGACCGTCAGCAGTTCTTTTTTCTCCGGTGAGATATAACGATCGGTATCATAATCGGAGGGGTAATACAAAATCCCGTCGGATTTCAGAAGGGTTTTGGTCAGGCCCAGAAACCGCTCGGTAAGAAAACGACCGTTGCGATAATTGTCCGGCGGGCCGGGATTCAAAATAATCAGATCATAGAAATGGGCGCTGTTATGGCGAATAAAATATTTCAAGGGATCATCACTATCGCGCAACAACGGACCATCCGCAGGAAGATATCGATCGATTTCACCATCAAGCGACGGCCGGGGATCAACGGCAGTTATCATTAATCCGGTCAGACTGCCGGCCAATTGCCGGATACCAAATTCGGCCCGACCGATAATTAGGATTCGTTTGATTCCGGGATGATAAAGCAAAGGCGGGATAAGTGTATTTTCGGTACCGACTTGATCGGGATAAACCGCCTCAACCATATTATCGGTAAGAAGGGTAAATGTATTTTCTCGGGAAAGAATTGTCTGATGGGAATAATGGGTGTCGAAAGTCTTTTCCACCCGATAGGCCCGGTATTTATGCCGGTCGATGGCCAGATCAAGCTCCGATACCTGAAACCAGATCAGAACCAATACAGCCATCAAAAGGACGGCCTGAACCAAAATCCCGGGGCGGCTATCGCTCTCGAATAATAGTATAACAACGACAGCCCCAATAGCCAGCGACATGGCCAGAGTGGAAAAAACAACTCCAATCAAAGCCGTAATAGCGGCGCCGCCGACAAAGGCCCCTAATCCCTCAAAGAGGTAAACCACAACTACAGAGGCGGCCGGACGATGTTCCCGGCGGGCAATGGCCGTAAATAGCCGCCCGGAAACAAAGCCGATCGGGATCATCAAGGCCATTGAGCAAAGCGCGGCCGTGCTGAAAGGAATGACCTCTCCGATGACCGTCGTCAGCAATAACGGTATCAATCTGATATCGATAATAAGACCGGGCAGGATAATGGCTCCGATAATAAAAAGCGCGGTCGGCGGCAATTTGATCTTTATCCGACCACCGAAAATAGCCCCCAGAGCGATAGCAATCATCCAGCCGAAAAAGGCAATCCCGATCAGAAGCTCGTTGCCATTAAATGATGATACCAGTTCCCGCAGAAGAAGAATCTGTCCCCCGGTCGAAAAAAAACCGAGCAAAAAGGCCTGTCTTTTCATTTAATACCGCCCCGGTATTTCATGACCACAATAGGAGCAGTAGTTACCTTTAAGATTGTTCTGCAGAATGCGGTACCCGGCCCGTTCGATCAGAACCTTGCCGCACTTGGGACAATAAGTAGATTCCGCCGGATGCCGGGGCAGGTTACCCAGATAAACATACTCCAGACCCTCAGCCCGGCAAATATCATGAGCCATCTGGAGGGTCTTCTCCGGTGTTGGTGGCAGGTCTTTTAACAGGTACTGGGGATAAAAACGAGAAAAATGAAGCGGCGTATCCAGTCCCAGATTGGTCTTGATCCAGGAGGCCAAATCCTTGAATTCCGATTCCGAATCATTGAGAGTGGGGACCACTAGATAGACCAGTTCCAACCATACCCCGGCCTTTTTTATTTGAAGTATTGCATTAAGGATTGGCCGTAATTCACTGTCAACTATATTCTTATAATAGCCATCACGTATCGCTTTCAAATCCACCTTGACGGCATCGAGATGATTGAGCAAGTCGGCCAGAGGATCTTTTTCGATATATCCCCCCGTTATCATGACCGACTTAATACCCTTTTCGCGTCCAAGTTTGGCGGTGTCATACATGTACTCGTAAAAGATGACTGGCTCGGAATAGGTGTAAGCGATAATCGGGACTTTGCGGGAAAGACATGATGAGACAATTTCCTCCGGGGGGAGATTCATGTTATCGGTCTGCTCCGGCCGGGACTGGGAAATATCGTAGTTCTGGCAGAATTTGCAATTGCAATTACATCCGGCAGTTGCCAGAGAAAAAGCTGTCGTCCCGGGATAGAAATGAAAGAGTGGCTTTTTTTCAATGGGATCGATATTAACGGCACAGGGTCGTCCATATACCAGGGTATGGTAAACATCTTTCCGGTTTTCGCGGACACCGCAATAACCCCGTTCAAGATCGGTCACCCGGCAATGGCGGGGACACAGAATACATTCCACTCCCCCATTCTCCAGTTTTTTATAATATCGGGCTTCCATATCTGATAATTCATGAGTGAAATCGAGGGCCCAGGCATTCTGAATACCGCCGATTATTCCGGGAATAAGGCCGGTCTGCGAGGTGGCGGTAAGAACCGCGCCGCATCCCAGACATTTGAGAAAATATCGGCGTTTCATCACAATAATTCCCCTGTTGAAGCCCGACCATCGGAATCGATAACGGCCGTATCAATAATTATATTCTCCAGCCGGCTTTCCCCCAGTCCAATGGCCGAGGCTGAATCAAGATACTTTACCGGACGATTATCCTGTTCAAGGGATGGCAAATTATGCAAACGCCGGAAATACTCCAGGATTTCCAGAGCCACCCGATCGGCCGCCACCGGATCATCGGAAAGAATCAAACCATTATAATAATCAAGATAGCGGTTGTCGAAACCCGGTCCGAAATGATACTGAATTCTGACCGCGTCAATAATAGTCAGCCGGTTTTTGCTTTTAATCGGTTTCAGATTAGAGATATGGGCCGCATAGGGATCGCAGTTGGGAATATGGTATTTGTTGGGATTGTTGATAGCCCCGTACATATTTTTCAACCCTCCGGAAAGCCCGGCGATGGAATGATCCTTGAGAATCGGAAGATTGATATTGTGATTAACCAGGTCGGTTAAAATACGGCTAACCAGCGAATTGACCTTCCCCGAGCTGTAAAAATCGCGGCTGTATCCCACTCCATTGCTGTTGGTGCCGAAACAGCGGCGGCCGAAAGATGAAGCGTTCAGTTTGAAACCGGCTTTTTCGAGTTCATCATTGCTTCGATCCCAGATAATAATATCGTTTTCTTCGAATCCGCACTTCCCGAGCGTTTCCGCCAGGGCATCGCATAATGCCACCGGTGTGGAATTGAATTTTCTCGCCAGGCAATTGGTTTTGAAGCCAATCACCCCGACGGGAAGGCATTTTGATACGGCCCCGGAAACGGAATCCGAACCGGCCAATTTTCGCAATCCATAATCGATGAGTGTTTTATACTCCTCGGTGGTGAAATCTCGGCGGTGATTCCGATCGGCCCATTTGACAACTATCACCCGGCTCATATCAATATTATACAACTATTTTCGCAGATACTGTCAACACTTTTTTCCTTGACCGTGTGTATAAAGATGTGTATTCTCAAAAGGTGGTTTTATGATGAGGAAATTCCTTGTATTATTGGTAGTTGCGGCCTTATTGGCACTGATAGCGGGCAGTCTGGCGGCCGGTCCCAATCGTAAACCGGCTGTGGCCGGAAGCTTTTATCCGGCCGATGAGGCCGAATTACGGCAAATGGTGGAAACTCATCTGGCACGGGTTGGAAATCTGCCGGAAATTGATGGCCGGATCCTGGCTTTGGTTGTTCCACATGCCGGTCTGGTTTATTCGGGACAAATCGCCGCATATGGCTATAAGCTCCTCGATGGGAATCATATTAATAAAGTCATATTATGCGGCGGGGCCCACCGTTATCCTTTCGATGGTCTTTCAGTCTATGGCCCTTATGTTACCTGGTCCACTCCCCTGGGTTCAATCCAGTGCGAAAATAACTACACTACGAAGCTGATCGGATTCGATGAAAAAATTGAATTCAACGCGGCCCCCCATCTCCAGGAACACTCTCTTGAGGTGCAACTGCCCTACCTCCAGGTGGCTCTGGGCGATTTCTTTATTACCCCGATCTTAATGGGCAATCCCTCCAAAGAGAATATTGACCTTTTGACCAATGCCTTAAAATCACTGGAATTCGATGATAGCACCATCATGGTGGCTTCCACCGACTGGCAGCATTACCGTTCGGCGAAAGATGGTTATCCCATGGATTCGGTGGGTATGGTCTGTCTGGAGAACCTGGATCCCGTCAGACTCGAAAGAGCCCTTCAGAATCACCAGACTGAAATGTGCGGCGGTGGAACAGTGGTGGCGGTCATGAGAGCGGCTATCACCAAAGGAGCCAACAGGGTTAAGATTTTAAAATATGGCGATTCCGGCGATATCAGCGGCGATAAAAACTCGGTGGTGGGGTATGTTGCGGCTGTTATCTATAAGGCTGATTTGACGGGCGATAAAGCCAAAGTAGGCGGTCAACAGGGCGCCGTGGAGGAAAAAAAATTGCCGGATAAGTTCGAATTAAGTAAAGATGAAAAAAAGGTTTTACTGGAAATTGCCCGGTCGTCTTTGGAAAGTTATCTGAAGAATGGGACGATTCCGGAATTTAAGGTAAATGATAATCTGAACAAATTCGGGGCCGCTTTTGTCACTCTGGAAGAAAACGGTAATCTGCGGGGCTGTATCGGTCATACCATGGCCGTGGAACCATTATACAAGACAGTTTCAACCTGCGCGGTACAGGCAGGGGTAGCCGATCCCCGTTTCCCGCCGGTTGATAGTGACGAAGTGGGACGGTTGCATATCGAAATTTCGGTCCTGACCCCGATGCAAAAGGTGGTTTCACTGGACGAAATCGAAGTAGGAAGGGACGGTTTAATGCTTTTCAAAGGCAACAGCCGAGGGTTGTTACTACCTCAGGTTGCGGTTGATTATGGCTGGGATAGGAATCAGTTTTTACAGCAAACCTGCCACAAGGCCGGTTTATCGCCGGATGCTTATAAAGATCCCGATGCGGTTATTTACAAATTCCAGGCGGTTGTTTTTGGTGAATAGGCTATTATCATAGCGGGGCATTCCCCGATTCGTTGTATCAGGTAATTTTACAGGCAGGAGGAAAGTCGATTGATTTACGGAGTTATCCTGGCGGGCGGGCGCGGAGAGCGGTTCTGGCCACTATCACGGGTGAACCGGCCAAAACAGCTTCTCAAACTGATTTCCGATAAAACCATGCTTCAGGAAACTATCGACCGCATTCTCCCCCTGATTCCCCTGGAACGGATTCTGGTGGTTACCTCGGCCGATATGACGGCGCCGATACTGAAGGAAATTAAATCCCTCAAGCCGGAAAATATTCTGGGAGAACCATTCGGGCGCGACACCTGCCTGGCCATCGGTCTGGCCGCGGAACATCTCAAGAAAATCGATCCCAAAGCGGTCATGGTGGTTCTCTCGGCGGATCACATTATCAAGCCCCCCGAAAAACTACTTGCAATAATCAAGGCTGGAGCCAGAATCGCTTCCGAGGAAGAAAAGCTGATTACGATCGGGATCGACCCGACCCGCGCGGAAACCGGTTATGGCTATATCAAAATGGCCGAGCAGTACAAAATAGTCGATGGGATTGCCGTCTATGAAGTCGATTCATTCACCGAAAAACCGAAACCGGTGGTTGCCCAGCAGTACTATTACGGGCGAAAACATCTCTGGAATTCGGGTATGTTCATCTGGTCGGTCGATGCCGTAATCAATGCTATCGATCAGTGTCAGCCGGAGATGTGCACTCTGCTCGATAATTATTCCCGGGAAATCGGCACCGACCGGGAATCCTCGGAGCGAAGCCGTTTGTATAAACAGAGTCCCCCGATATCCATAGATTTCGCCGTTCTCGAAAATGCCGAAAACGTTCTGGCTATCAAGGGGGATATTATCTGGGATGACGTCGGAAGCTGGAATGCCCTGGAGCGATACAAAGAAAAGGATATGGATAACAATGTCATCATCGGCCGCGCCCGGACCGAGGGTACGTATGAAACCACGATTTATAACGAAAACGGCGGTATAATAGTCTCGATCGGGGTCTCCGATACGGTTATCGTTAAAACCGATGACATCGTCCTGGTGGCTCATAAAACCAAAGTCAACGAAGTTAAGAAAGTACTCAAGGAATTGGGACAGGAAGAAGACCTGAAGAAATACTTATGATTAAATCGCAATCAATAACGGTGGCTTTTTTATGGGCCGTCCTGATCATTATTCTGGCCGGGTGCCGGGGATCTTTTGATCGGCCCGGCGAGGAAATCGCCAAGGGTGAAAAATCTTCAAAAGAGATTGCTTATAATCCAATGGCCCTCTCCGATGATTATATAAACGTTCCGGCCTTATATCCAATTGCTGCCCGAATTGACACCTCCGGATTCACCGCCGACACAAGCGCTTTATCACCTTTGGGGATAGTCACGGCGGCCGCGCGGGAGGATTACCGGATACAGCTATTTACGTCCAACACTTATGGCCCCGCGGCCAAGGAACTGAATATTGCCCGGGAGGTCTTTGATCGGCCGGTTTATCTTGATTATGAGGTGCCGTACTATAAAGTGCGGGTAGCCGATTTCGGTTCCCGGCGGGAGGCTGAGGATTATCTCCCGGTTGCCAGGGAAGCCGGCTACAAAAACGCCTGGGTGGTTCGGATAAGCCTTAATATCGAAAAGCTCGATGATATCTATGATGACAACCTGCCGCCGCTGGTGGATACAAGCGATACGGGCCTGATTAGACCGGAACCGATTGATGAGAATCCTCAATATCCTGAAGACTGATCAATATCGGCCTGATTTTGATACTATTGAAAAAGCCGCCGAGGTTTTGACCAAAGGCGGCCTTATCATTGCTCCCACGGAAACGAATTACGGTTTTCTGGGTAGAACTGACAGAGATGAGGTGGTAAAAAAAATTTTCAATTTGAAGCAAAGGAGTCTGAACCTGCCGACCGCAATATTCGTCCGTTCACTGAAGGAAATCGATTTCCTGGCCGATTTAAATCGTACCGCACGAAAACTCGCCCGGACCTTGCTTCCGGGACCGCTGACCCTGATCCTATCCGATCGCGCCGGATTCCCGGCCCCGATTGTCACCGATCATAAAATCGGAATCAGGTATTCGTCGTCGCCGCTAATCGACAAAATAATGAACCGGGTCGATTTCAATCTGACCGCCACCAGTGCCAATCTTTCCGGTCAGCCGACACCGGAGACCATAGATATTGCGGCTGATATTTTTGGGGTTAAAGTCGATTTATATCTTGATTCCGGTCGTCTTAATTCCTTACCTTCCACGGTTGTGGATTGTACCGGTGAAAATTACCGCATTCTGAGAACCGGAGTTTATGGACCGGATGAAATCGAAAAGGCAATGAAGGAGAATTAATCGCCGGCATGTTACGAGTTATGTTTGTTTGCACCGGCAATACTTGTCGGTCACCGATGGCCGAAGGCGGCCTGGAAAAATTGCTGGAAAATCGTAATATCGAAGGAATTGTGGTTTGTTCGTCCGGAACGGCGGCGGCCGCGGGATTTCCAGCCACGACTTACGCTATCGAGGCCGTGAAAATGTGGGAGGCCGACATAACCCGTCACAGATCCCAGCCTCTTACCGCCGAATTGATAAAAAACGCCGATGTTATTATCGGTATGACATCGAGCCATTGCCGGGAAGTCGGACTGATCGATCCATCAGCTGAACAGAAAACATATCTTTTAAAGAATTTTCCGCAATCCGGTTGCGAAGGTGATGGAGTCGAGGACCCTATTGGCGGTTCACTCGATATGTACAACCAGACTTTTCTGGAAATTGGTGAAGAGCTGGGCCGAATTCTCCCCGATCTGGCAAAAATGGCTGGTCAAAAATCGGAATAATGGTCTGTATGGTTAAAAAGATATTAATAGTAGCCTTAAGCCTGATAACCTTTGCGACCGGATTCTATTTTATCGAAATAGTCCCGCGCAAAGCCTCGGCCGGCACCGAATCGCCCGCCGTGACTGACGATAGCGGTATCGGCCGTTATGAGGAGAACCTCGCTTTCGGAATTGGCGAAATACTGCAATTCGATATCGGCTACGGTTTTATTAATGCCGGTTATGCCACTATGGAGGTCAAGGATTTGATTGAATATAATGGGCGGCCCTGTTATCTGCTGATATCGACAGCCAACTCCAACCGATTTTTCTCGTCATTTTACCGCGTGGAGGATCGGGTTGAATCGGTTTTCGACGCCCGGGGCCTGTTTAGCTGGCATTTCGAGAAAAAGCTGAGCGAGGGGAGTTATCAGGCAAACAAGAGCTATTCTTTCGACCAGGAAAACCATCGGGTTATCTATGAAAACGACACATTGGATATCAATAATTATATCCAAGACGCTTTGTCCATATTATATTATGTCAGGACCCGTGATTTAAAAATCGGTGAGTCCATCTACGTCGATAATTTCACCGATGGCAAATCGTACCCAATGGAAGTCCGGGTTCTCCAGAAAGAAACCGTCAAGGTGAAGGCCGGGAAATTCGACTGCTTGGTGGTCGAACCGTTACTCCTCTCGGCCGGTATTTTTCAGCATGAAGGACGGTTGAAAGTCTGGCTGACCGATGACCGTTTGAAATTACCCGTCCTGATGAAATCAAAAGTGTTGGTCGGCTCGATTTCGGCCGAGTTGACCGACTATCAACTGGGTGAAATTCTCGATTTTTAGATAATTATGACCCGATTTAAACAGGCTGATCTGAAAAAAATCAGAACGATTAATATTGATACCCGCCATAGTAAGGCGGCTGTCAGAGCCTTTGCGTGGCCCATCAATTCGCAGGGAGCGCATACCTTTTTCGACAGTCTGCCCGATTTCCTGAAAGCCGCCGACTTGAAACAATTCATCTATCGGGTCACAGTCGCCCGTCGCAAAGGTTTTCCATTTATTATGATGATGGGGGCTCACGTTATCAAAGTCGGTCTCTCCCCCATTATAATCGATCTAATGGAGAAAGGCCTGGTGACCGGCATCTCGTTGAATTCGGCGGGGCTGATTCATGATCTCGAACTGGCCTTTAATGGCGAAACCTCCGAGGATGTTCAGGTCGGTCTTGAGGATGGAACCTTTGGCATGGCCCGGGAAACCGGGGATTGGTTTGCCGGAGTAGTCGATCTGGCCGAAAAAGAAAATATCGGCCTGGGCGAAGCCGCCGGTATGTATATCAATCGCCGCAAAGCCCGATACCGCCGGTATTCTCTTATGGCGGCTTCCGATCGATTGCATTTACCCGCCATGGTACACCTGGTGATTGGAACCGATATTGTCCAGCAACAGCCCTCTTTCCGGCCCGGACCAACAGCCGAAGCTTCATACCGGGATTTTAAAATTCTCTCCCGGTTGCTGATTGATGTTGATCGGGGCGGCGCGGTTGCCAATATCGGCTCGGCGGTGATTCTACCGGAAGTTTTCCTGAAAGCTCTCACCGTGGCCCGTAATCTGAAAAAACGAAAAAGTAATATCACCACCGCCAATTTCGATATGATCAATCACTATCGGCCGATGGTCAATGTCGTCAGTCGCCCGACCTCCGGTGGGGGCCGCGGTTTCAATTTTATCGGACATCACGAAATAATGATTCCCCTGCTGGCCTGGGGACTTAACGCTTATATTTCGGAATCACAAAAGAAAATGGAGATCAAAAAATGATTAGACTCGTTGAATGCGTCCCGAACTTCTCTGAAGGGAGAAGACCGGAAGTGCTCGACCAGATAATAAATGAAATAACTTCGGTAGATACAGTCGTTCTGCTTGACCGCGAAATGGATGGCGATCATAATCGAGCGGTAGTGACCTTCGTCTGCCAGCCCGAGTATGCTGTCGAGGCCTGTTTCCGGGGTATTAAAAAGGCATCGGAATT includes:
- the amrS gene encoding AmmeMemoRadiSam system radical SAM enzyme, whose amino-acid sequence is MMKRRYFLKCLGCGAVLTATSQTGLIPGIIGGIQNAWALDFTHELSDMEARYYKKLENGGVECILCPRHCRVTDLERGYCGVRENRKDVYHTLVYGRPCAVNIDPIEKKPLFHFYPGTTAFSLATAGCNCNCKFCQNYDISQSRPEQTDNMNLPPEEIVSSCLSRKVPIIAYTYSEPVIFYEYMYDTAKLGREKGIKSVMITGGYIEKDPLADLLNHLDAVKVDLKAIRDGYYKNIVDSELRPILNAILQIKKAGVWLELVYLVVPTLNDSESEFKDLASWIKTNLGLDTPLHFSRFYPQYLLKDLPPTPEKTLQMAHDICRAEGLEYVYLGNLPRHPAESTYCPKCGKVLIERAGYRILQNNLKGNYCSYCGHEIPGRY
- a CDS encoding SPOR domain-containing protein, coding for MIKSQSITVAFLWAVLIIILAGCRGSFDRPGEEIAKGEKSSKEIAYNPMALSDDYINVPALYPIAARIDTSGFTADTSALSPLGIVTAAAREDYRIQLFTSNTYGPAAKELNIAREVFDRPVYLDYEVPYYKVRVADFGSRREAEDYLPVAREAGYKNAWVVRISLNIEKLDDIYDDNLPPLVDTSDTGLIRPEPIDENPQYPED
- a CDS encoding DUF362 domain-containing protein yields the protein MYNIDMSRVIVVKWADRNHRRDFTTEEYKTLIDYGLRKLAGSDSVSGAVSKCLPVGVIGFKTNCLARKFNSTPVALCDALAETLGKCGFEENDIIIWDRSNDELEKAGFKLNASSFGRRCFGTNSNGVGYSRDFYSSGKVNSLVSRILTDLVNHNINLPILKDHSIAGLSGGLKNMYGAINNPNKYHIPNCDPYAAHISNLKPIKSKNRLTIIDAVRIQYHFGPGFDNRYLDYYNGLILSDDPVAADRVALEILEYFRRLHNLPSLEQDNRPVKYLDSASAIGLGESRLENIIIDTAVIDSDGRASTGELL
- a CDS encoding threonylcarbamoyl-AMP synthase; amino-acid sequence: MRILNILKTDQYRPDFDTIEKAAEVLTKGGLIIAPTETNYGFLGRTDRDEVVKKIFNLKQRSLNLPTAIFVRSLKEIDFLADLNRTARKLARTLLPGPLTLILSDRAGFPAPIVTDHKIGIRYSSSPLIDKIMNRVDFNLTATSANLSGQPTPETIDIAADIFGVKVDLYLDSGRLNSLPSTVVDCTGENYRILRTGVYGPDEIEKAMKEN
- a CDS encoding thiamine diphosphokinase, translated to MKTGEKYILFLNNRYNRKADAFYLNLLSGKTTVAVDGGIRFFIKNRIYPNLLIGDFDSVPPMSERFLSHFDVIRYPSRKDKTDIHLAVDHVLRSGANEIDICGGIGGCEIDHILGNICLLDLVNKYGGSYKKKIRARLIDPGTEVYLVENGSVEITGEKGDYLSVIPLESGIKVKYRGLEYPPPSGRLKFGDSLTLRNRLTAKKCHLAISGRALVIRSANQS
- a CDS encoding low molecular weight protein arginine phosphatase, with amino-acid sequence MLRVMFVCTGNTCRSPMAEGGLEKLLENRNIEGIVVCSSGTAAAAGFPATTYAIEAVKMWEADITRHRSQPLTAELIKNADVIIGMTSSHCREVGLIDPSAEQKTYLLKNFPQSGCEGDGVEDPIGGSLDMYNQTFLEIGEELGRILPDLAKMAGQKSE
- a CDS encoding alanine racemase, with the translated sequence MSLKIRDIETPALLIEKTVMENNIRAMQHLADLNDVKLRVHIKTHKIPELALKQLKEGAAGIAVAKLGEAEIMAGAGIRDIQVANIIVGPEKIARLLKLHRTCRITVAIDSIENARQLSTAFEKAGRILEVLVEINTGLNRAGLNSYDELLALLKKCQRLKGLSVTGLMTHAGHAYGARSLAEIEKIGRKEGRILVRYAARLKADGFDNVEVVSVGSTPTARFCSAIKGVTELRVGNYIFNDMSQVSLNMASVSDCALTVLSSVVSRPKKSRTVIDAGSKSLALDRGAHGRETIRGFGHIVGGGGEIIRLSEEHGIIENVTRNFKLGQKIRIMPNHACTVMNLFDHAYLVDGNTVLKKYPIAARGKSQ
- a CDS encoding mannose-1-phosphate guanylyltransferase, which translates into the protein MIYGVILAGGRGERFWPLSRVNRPKQLLKLISDKTMLQETIDRILPLIPLERILVVTSADMTAPILKEIKSLKPENILGEPFGRDTCLAIGLAAEHLKKIDPKAVMVVLSADHIIKPPEKLLAIIKAGARIASEEEKLITIGIDPTRAETGYGYIKMAEQYKIVDGIAVYEVDSFTEKPKPVVAQQYYYGRKHLWNSGMFIWSVDAVINAIDQCQPEMCTLLDNYSREIGTDRESSERSRLYKQSPPISIDFAVLENAENVLAIKGDIIWDDVGSWNALERYKEKDMDNNVIIGRARTEGTYETTIYNENGGIIVSIGVSDTVIVKTDDIVLVAHKTKVNEVKKVLKELGQEEDLKKYL
- the amrB gene encoding AmmeMemoRadiSam system protein B — its product is MMRKFLVLLVVAALLALIAGSLAAGPNRKPAVAGSFYPADEAELRQMVETHLARVGNLPEIDGRILALVVPHAGLVYSGQIAAYGYKLLDGNHINKVILCGGAHRYPFDGLSVYGPYVTWSTPLGSIQCENNYTTKLIGFDEKIEFNAAPHLQEHSLEVQLPYLQVALGDFFITPILMGNPSKENIDLLTNALKSLEFDDSTIMVASTDWQHYRSAKDGYPMDSVGMVCLENLDPVRLERALQNHQTEMCGGGTVVAVMRAAITKGANRVKILKYGDSGDISGDKNSVVGYVAAVIYKADLTGDKAKVGGQQGAVEEKKLPDKFELSKDEKKVLLEIARSSLESYLKNGTIPEFKVNDNLNKFGAAFVTLEENGNLRGCIGHTMAVEPLYKTVSTCAVQAGVADPRFPPVDSDEVGRLHIEISVLTPMQKVVSLDEIEVGRDGLMLFKGNSRGLLLPQVAVDYGWDRNQFLQQTCHKAGLSPDAYKDPDAVIYKFQAVVFGE